CCTTGTTGCGGTTTCTAAGAAATGTCTTCAAGTGGGGGAACTTGTAGTGTTGGTTTCAAATATTTGAATATATTGGGATCTTCTTTTAAGCGTATGGATGAATTTTGAGAATCTCAAAAAGAAAGAATTCAAGAGGCATTAGATATGGGTGAGCTTACAACCGGTAGGGGCTTGAATCAAGAACTTGGTCTTTCAAGAGCATGTGATACTCGTTGGGGATCTCActttaaattatttaataatttattaTGATGTTTGGCTCTATTCTTGATGTTCTTGAATCACTTGTTCTTGATACACGTTCTACAGATGAAAGAGCCAAGGCAATGGGATATCTCAGGGCTTGTCAAACATTTGAGGTTGCATTCATGTTACATTTGATGAGGGATATTTTAGCAATCACAAATGAGCTCAACAAATGCTTACAAAAAAAAGAGCAAGACACTGCAAACGCCATGCTACTTGTTGAAGTAGCAAAGAAAAGGTTGCAAAAGTTAAGGAAAGAGGAATGGGAATCTCTTATTGCTAAGATATCTGCATTTTATATCAAATATGATATTTTGATACCTCGCTTTAATGATCCATATGTTAGTTCTTTAAGATCACGTCGTAAACCTGCTGATTGTACAGTCTTACATCATTATCGGGTTGATGTATTTTGCAAAATTATTGATTGGCAAATTCAAGAACTTAATGAATGTTTTGACGAAGAGACAACTTATTTGCTTCATGGAATTTCTTGTTTGAATCCAATTAACTCATTTTCAAGTTTTGACATCAGGAAAATAATGAGAATGGCTGAGTTATATCCTGATGACTTTGATGAATTTAGTATGGGTACTCTTGAGAATCAACTTGCAAGTTATATTATTGATGTTCGTGATGTTGATGAAAGATTCTACGATCTACGTGGGCTTTGTGATCTTTCAAAAAGATTAGTTCAGACAAAGAAGCATTCAAATTATCCTCTTGTATTTCGCTTAGTGAAACTTGCTTTGCTTCTGCCCGTTGCCACTGCATCTGTTGAAAGAGCATTTTCGGCGATGAAGTTTATCAAGAATGACTTACGAAGTCGAATGAATGATGAGTTCTTTAGTGGTTGTTTGGTGCCTTATGTAGAAAAAAATGTGTTTGATAGTATTTCTAATGATACTATTATTAAAACATTTCAAGATATGAAACCTCGTCGAGTGCAGTTGTAATAATGTACTTAGTTGTTTTTTGTTGATCTCATTAGTCATTAGGTCCTTGTAACTAACACAAGACttgttttttgtattttctctttTGAAAGTC
The Nicotiana sylvestris chromosome 11, ASM39365v2, whole genome shotgun sequence DNA segment above includes these coding regions:
- the LOC104211700 gene encoding uncharacterized protein, producing MFGSILDVLESLVLDTRSTDERAKAMGYLRACQTFEVAFMLHLMRDILAITNELNKCLQKKEQDTANAMLLVEVAKKRLQKLRKEEWESLIAKISAFYIKYDILIPRFNDPYVSSLRSRRKPADCTVLHHYRVDVFCKIIDWQIQELNECFDEETTYLLHGISCLNPINSFSSFDIRKIMRMAELYPDDFDEFSMGTLENQLASYIIDVRDVDERFYDLRGLCDLSKRLVQTKKHSNYPLVFRLVKLALLLPVATASVERAFSAMKFIKNDLRSRMNDEFFSGCLVPYVEKNVFDSISNDTIIKTFQDMKPRRVQL